Proteins from a genomic interval of Danio rerio strain Tuebingen ecotype United States chromosome 4, GRCz12tu, whole genome shotgun sequence:
- the LOC110439530 gene encoding uncharacterized protein, with protein sequence MEHLYSQTGKTLIPVLQNPEEEDRLVEEVDDEDLQDDRFEEEIMEDITVPVLYEDDPCRDLRNSPSSSPLPQSPASLAEPSTSAGGEGQLPSPAPSVPSQPSKSGDSLSVEAQGVVIGPDGIAGWDKVQDLAAYLVGLREAPYLTDLQVTEAIQLWTALLDVDKQRINYQPRHQPQLTHGRFKAPKRSGVTPGVESVKRCLIGHPEGPCA encoded by the exons ATGGAGCACCTTTACAGCCAGACCGGCAAAACCCTGATTCCGGTGCTCCAGAACCCAGAGGAGGAAGACAGGCTGGTGGAGGAAGTAGATGATGAGGATCTACAAGATGACAGGTTTGAGGAGGAGATCATGGAGGACATCACAGTTCCAGTGCTGTATGAGGATGACCCCTGCCGTGATCTCAGAAACAGCCCCTCATCTTCGCCTCTGCCTCAGTCCCCAGCATCACTGGCTGAGCCGTCCACATCAGCTGGTGGAGAAGGACAGCTTCCTAGCCCAGCCCCCTCAGTGCCGTCACAGCCATCCAAGTCTGGAGACAGTCTCTCTGTTGAGGCTCAG GGAGTAGTCATTGGACCTGATGGCATTGCTGGGTGGGACAAGGTGCAGGATCTGGCTGCTTATTTGGTAGGTCTTCGTGAGGCTCCTTACCTCACTGACCTGCAGGTGACAGAGGCCATCCAGCTGTGGACAGCTCTCCTGGATGTTGATAAACAGCGCATCAACTACCAGCCTCGACATCAGCCTCAGCTGACACATGGGCGCTTTAAGGCACCGAAGCGCTCCGGAGTCACTCCAGGTGTGGAGAGCGTCAAGCGCTGTCTGATTGGACATCCTGAGGGTCCCTGTGCCTAG
- the LOC137491443 gene encoding uncharacterized protein: MVFIKEENEDVKIEETFTVKQEDLQKQTDLIEEYERSKEEKHHAKIEDKTHLQTDGILKRRDKNRFTCTQCGKSLANKTKLKNHMRIHTGEKPFTCTQCGKSFELQNSLTNHIKIHTGKKLFTCTQCGRKFNQSSNFNNHMKIHTGEKPFTCPQCGKSFGLQYNLTNHMRIHTGEKPFTCTQCGRSFNQSSHLKNHMKIHTGEKPFTCPQCEKSFRLQYSLINHMRIHTGEKLFTCTQCGRGFNKSSNLNNHMMTHTGEKPFTCPQCGKSFGLQGSLTIHMRIHTGEKLFTCTQCGRGFNKLSNLNNHMVIHTGEKPFTCPQCGKSFGLQGSLTIHMRIHTGEKPFICPQCGKSFNQSSSLNTHMKIHTGKKSFTCAQCGKSFNQSSQLNQHMMMHTGKKPYTCSQCGKSFSRSSSLYNHMKIHTGKKSFTCAQCSKSFTCSSSLNRHMRIHSGERPFT; this comes from the exons atggtgtTTATTAAAGAAGAGaatgaagatgtgaagattgaagaaacattcacagtcaaacaggaagatctgcagaaacaaacag acctaattgaagagtatGAGAGGAGTAAGGAGGAGAAACATCATGCCAAAATTGAggacaaaactcatttacagactgatggtattttgaagaggagagacaagaatcgtttcacctgcactcagtgtgggaagagtttggcaaacaaaaccaaacttaagaatcacatgaggatccacactggagagaaaccattcacatgcactcagtgtgggaagagttttgaaTTACAAAATAGTCTTACAAATCACATaaagatccacactggaaagaaactattcacttgcactcagtgtgggaggaaattcaaccaatcatcaaactttaataatcacatgaagatccacactggagagaaaccattcacatgccctcagtgtggaaagagttttggattACAATATAATCTTACaaatcacatgaggatccacacaggagagaaacccttcacatgcactcagtgtgggaggagtttcaaccaatcatcacaccttaaaaatcacatgaagatccacactggagagaaaccattcacatgccctcagtgtgaaAAGAGTTTTAGATTACAATATAGTCTTATaaatcacatgaggatccacactggagagaaactattcacatgcactcagtgtgggagggGTTTCAacaaatcatcaaaccttaataatcACATGatgacccacactggagagaaaccattcacatgccctcagtgtggaaagagttttggattACAAGGCAGTCTTAcaattcacatgaggatccacactggagagaaactattcacatgcactcagtgtgggagggGTTTTAACAAATTATCAAACCTTAATAATCACATGgtaatccacactggagagaaaccattcacatgtcctcagtgtggaaagagttttggattACAAGGCAGTCTTAcaattcacatgaggatccacactggagagaaaccattcatatgccctcagtgtggaaagagtttcaaccaatcatcaagtcttaatacacacatgaagatccacactggaaagaaatcCTTCACTtgcgctcagtgtgggaagagtttcaaccaatcatcacagcttaatcaacacatgatgatgcacactggaaagaaaccataCACTtgctctcagtgtgggaagagtttcagccgctcaTCAAGTCTTTATaatcacatgaagatccacactggaaagaaatcCTTCACTTGCGCTCAGTGTAGTAAGAGTTTTACCTGCTCATCctcccttaatcgacacatgaggatccacagtGGAGAAAGACCATTCACATGA